From a single Leopardus geoffroyi isolate Oge1 chromosome E1, O.geoffroyi_Oge1_pat1.0, whole genome shotgun sequence genomic region:
- the LOC123603174 gene encoding olfactory receptor-like protein DTMT, translating into MTGKNQTIVLEFLLLGLPIKSELRDQFYALFLLMYVTTILGNLLIIVLIRLDSRLHTPMYLFLSNLSFSDLCFSSVTMPNLLQNMQSQVPSIPYAGCLTQMYVFLFFGDLESFLLVAMAYDRYMAICFPLHYTTIMSPKLCLSLVVPCWVLTAAHAMLHTLLMAKLSFCADNIIPHFFCDVSTVLKLACSDTRVNELVIFIMGGLILVIPFLLIVMSYARIVSSILRVPSARGIRKAFSTCGSHLSMVSLFYGTVISLCLCPSANNSAVKETVMAVMYTVVTPMLNPFIYSLRNRDMKGALGRVFCGKKIPFSV; encoded by the coding sequence ATGACAGGAAAGAATCAAACTATTGTCTTAGAATTCCTCCTCCTGGGCCTGCCCATCAAGTCAGAGCTGCGAGACCAGTTCTATGCCCTGTTCCTGCTCATGTATGTTACCACCATCCTGGGGAACCTGCTCATCATCGTCCTCATTCGCCTGGACTCCCGCCTCCACACGCCCATGTATTTGTTTCTCAGTAACTTGtccttctctgacctctgcttctcctctgtcaCAATGCCCAATCTGCTGCAGAACATGCAGAGCCAGGTCCCATCCATCCCCTATGCCGGCTGCCTGACCCAGATGTACGTCTTCCTATTTTTTGGAGACCTGGAGAGCTTCCTCCTGGTggccatggcctatgaccgctatatGGCCATCTGTTTCCCCCTGCACTACACCACCATCATGAGCcccaagctctgtctctccttggtGGTGCCGTGCTGGGTGCTGACTGCTGCCCATGCCATGTTGCACACCCTGCTCATGGCCAAGCTGTCCTTCTGTGCCGACAACATAATCCCCCACTTTTTCTGTGACGTGTCTACTGTGCTGAAGCTGGCCTGCTCTGACACTCGAGTCAATGAGTTGGTGATATTTATCATGGGAGGGCTCATTCTCGTCATCCCATTCCTACTCATTGTCATGTCTTATGCACGGATTGTGTCCTCCATCCTCAGGGTCCCTTCTGCCAGGGGCATCCGcaaggccttctccacctgtggcTCCCACCTCTCCATGGTGTCTCTCTTCTATGGGACAGTTATCAGTCTCTGCTTGTGCCCATCAGCTAATAATTCTGCTGTTAAGGAGACTGTCATGGCCGTGATGTACACTGTGGTCACCCCCATGCTGAATCCCttcatctacagcctgaggaacagAGACATGAAGGGAGCCCTGGGAAGAGTCTTTTGTGGAAAGAAAATTCCCTTCTCTGTATGA